The proteins below are encoded in one region of Micromonospora sp. DSM 45708:
- a CDS encoding mandelate racemase/muconate lactonizing enzyme family protein: protein MKVTGYRSLTTAHDWGRLIGDANGVMPETRTDVPVLILETDVGLEGVGLGPHGDVERVFRAVDGADPRAAPALYDRMLNQVFKTGHAGATFGTVGALDMALWDLKAKAADEPLWRTVGAADRFVPGYASGLDIALDDDALARLYERFAERGFDAAKLKGGHDVERDRRRLEAVREILGRNSPRPALMLDANEAWNRAQAVRFVTALERTVDLTWVEEPVRRWDAAGLASVRHGVRAAVATGENLTGLEQFRPLLDADAVDVVQVGSVWGITHFLRTAAVAHGRDLPVSPVAYHANPLAAAAAAVPNHLACEVQDFTWPIGLAVDQEIADGGIVLGDRPGLGIQVDEQRIAATRASTSAGGGRAGLRLVPDPAATVPRRRPARPTGAAATR from the coding sequence GTGAAGGTCACCGGCTACCGCAGCCTCACCACCGCGCACGACTGGGGACGGCTGATCGGCGACGCCAACGGGGTGATGCCGGAGACGCGTACCGACGTGCCCGTGCTGATCCTGGAGACCGACGTCGGTCTGGAAGGCGTCGGTCTCGGCCCGCACGGGGACGTCGAGCGGGTCTTCCGCGCGGTCGACGGCGCCGATCCCCGCGCCGCTCCGGCGCTCTACGACCGGATGCTGAACCAGGTGTTCAAGACCGGTCACGCGGGTGCGACGTTCGGCACCGTCGGCGCGCTCGACATGGCGTTGTGGGACCTGAAGGCGAAGGCGGCGGACGAACCGCTCTGGCGTACCGTCGGCGCCGCCGACCGGTTCGTCCCCGGCTACGCCTCCGGGCTCGACATCGCGCTCGACGACGACGCGCTCGCGCGGCTGTACGAGCGCTTCGCCGAACGGGGCTTCGACGCCGCCAAGCTCAAGGGCGGCCACGACGTCGAACGGGACCGACGCCGGCTGGAGGCGGTCCGGGAGATCCTCGGCCGCAACTCCCCCCGCCCGGCGCTGATGCTCGACGCCAACGAGGCGTGGAACCGCGCCCAGGCCGTCCGGTTCGTCACCGCGCTGGAGCGTACCGTCGACCTGACCTGGGTCGAGGAGCCGGTGCGCCGGTGGGACGCGGCCGGCCTCGCGTCGGTGCGCCACGGCGTCCGGGCGGCGGTCGCCACCGGCGAGAACCTCACCGGCCTGGAGCAGTTCCGACCCCTGCTGGACGCGGACGCCGTCGACGTCGTCCAGGTGGGCAGCGTCTGGGGCATCACCCACTTCCTGCGGACCGCCGCGGTCGCGCACGGGCGGGACCTGCCGGTGAGCCCGGTGGCCTACCACGCCAACCCGCTCGCGGCCGCCGCCGCAGCGGTGCCCAACCACCTGGCGTGCGAGGTCCAGGACTTCACCTGGCCGATCGGGCTGGCGGTCGACCAGGAGATCGCGGACGGCGGCATCGTCCTCGGCGACCGGCCGGGCCTGGGCATCCAGGTCGACGAGCAGCGCATCGCGGCCACCCGGGCGTCCACCTCGGCGGGGGGGGGGCGCGCCGGCCTGCGGCTGGTCCCCGACCCCGCAGCTACCGTCCCTCGCCGCCGCCCGGCCCGGCCAACCGGCGCCGCTGCCACGAGGTGA
- a CDS encoding FadR/GntR family transcriptional regulator has protein sequence MTARLDGFAFPPRRPAERLGVAVVSELVELIVTGQLGAGQLLPPEGPLSEHFGVSRTVIRESVKRLEEKGLVVVSQGRGTQVARVGSWNMLDPVVLSALIDNDESLGVLDELTVVRGSLEAAMAGTLASRRTPEELARVEHAVAVMREIRHETDSFRQADVVFHFTVMELSGNRLAENICKRLYRRAMESSRYHGMAYESAFESTLDEHARVVDAIARQDVAAAERAMRDHIVTSWQRRRLAGPGGGEGR, from the coding sequence ATGACGGCTCGCCTGGACGGGTTCGCCTTTCCGCCCCGCCGCCCGGCGGAGCGGTTGGGGGTGGCGGTGGTGAGTGAGCTGGTCGAGCTGATCGTCACCGGCCAGCTCGGCGCGGGACAGCTCCTCCCGCCGGAGGGGCCGCTCAGCGAGCACTTCGGCGTGAGCCGGACGGTGATCCGGGAGTCGGTGAAGCGGCTCGAGGAGAAGGGCCTGGTGGTGGTCTCGCAGGGCCGGGGCACCCAGGTGGCCCGGGTCGGCTCGTGGAACATGCTGGACCCGGTCGTGCTCTCCGCGCTCATCGACAACGACGAGTCGCTCGGCGTCCTGGACGAGCTGACCGTCGTGCGCGGCAGCCTGGAGGCGGCCATGGCGGGCACGCTGGCGAGCCGGCGTACGCCGGAGGAACTGGCCCGCGTCGAGCACGCGGTCGCCGTGATGCGCGAGATCCGGCACGAGACCGACTCGTTCCGGCAGGCGGACGTGGTCTTCCACTTCACCGTCATGGAGCTGTCCGGGAACCGCCTGGCGGAGAACATCTGCAAGCGCCTCTACCGGCGCGCGATGGAGAGCAGCCGGTACCACGGAATGGCGTACGAGAGCGCGTTCGAGTCGACGCTCGACGAGCACGCGCGGGTGGTCGACGCCATCGCCCGCCAGGACGTGGCCGCCGCCGAACGCGCCATGCGGGACCACATCGTCACCTCGTGGCAGCGGCGCCGGTTGGCCGGGCCGGGCGGCGGCGAGGGACGGTAG
- a CDS encoding YcxB family protein, whose amino-acid sequence MHIRFDVPADPAYPGRVAAALSGVRLRPFGRLGAALAAVGVVGLVASGAFGWGDRVAPLWTSMLVAGLLSMLYSPWVRWRARRRSGDYAVEGGYDITDDNIMMRSGSESGGIAWDGVTRVTDSPEFWIVYVGRMPATVIPRRLMAAGDDETLRAFLAGRGLLRSR is encoded by the coding sequence GTGCACATCCGTTTCGACGTACCGGCCGATCCCGCCTACCCGGGCCGGGTGGCCGCCGCGCTCAGCGGGGTCCGGCTGCGCCCGTTCGGCCGCCTCGGCGCGGCGCTGGCGGCGGTCGGGGTGGTCGGCCTGGTCGCCTCGGGGGCGTTCGGGTGGGGCGATCGGGTCGCGCCGCTGTGGACGTCGATGCTCGTGGCCGGCCTGCTGTCGATGCTCTACTCGCCGTGGGTCCGGTGGCGCGCCCGCCGCCGCTCCGGTGACTACGCCGTCGAGGGCGGCTACGACATCACCGACGACAACATCATGATGCGCAGCGGCTCGGAGTCCGGCGGCATCGCGTGGGACGGGGTCACCCGGGTCACGGACAGCCCGGAGTTCTGGATCGTGTACGTGGGCCGGATGCCGGCCACCGTGATCCCGCGCCGGTTGATGGCCGCCGGGGACGACGAGACGCTGCGCGCGTTCCTGGCCGGACGCGGCCTGCTCCGGTCCCGGTGA
- a CDS encoding CE1 family esterase yields MVKRTPLLPSLAAAAVFLAAAAGGVLSGGLGPAAQAATNGTLAATAGCGKAPTLTNGTRTISSSGQNRSYILRIPDGYDRNHPYRLVFGFHWLNGSANNVASAGYYGLLPLSNNSTIFVAPQGIDNGWANTNGRDLTLFDDISRQVENDLCVDTTQRFALGWSYGGAMSYAVACARPTVIRAVTVLSGANLSGCNGGTQPVAYFGIHGTHDSVLNISMGRSLRDTFVRNNGCTAQSPREPALNSFTHITTAYAGCRAGYPVQWAAFDGDHTPSPVDGSGSPNDSRTWTSGEIWRFFSQFESTTPPTTAPPTSTPPTSTPPTTTPPTTTPPTTPPPTGCAASYRTVNTWPGGFQGEVTVANNTTATINGWTVRLTLASGQAISSLWGGVNTGTTGTVSVQNAPYNGTLGVNASTTFGFTATGNGATAPGNVSCTGS; encoded by the coding sequence ATCGTGAAACGTACCCCGCTTCTCCCATCCCTCGCCGCGGCGGCCGTGTTCCTCGCGGCAGCCGCGGGCGGCGTGCTGAGCGGCGGCCTCGGCCCCGCGGCGCAGGCCGCGACGAACGGCACGCTCGCGGCGACCGCCGGCTGCGGCAAGGCCCCCACGCTCACCAACGGGACCCGCACCATCTCCAGCAGCGGACAGAACCGCAGCTACATCCTGCGCATCCCGGACGGGTACGACCGCAACCACCCGTACCGGCTCGTCTTCGGCTTCCACTGGCTGAACGGCTCCGCGAACAACGTCGCCTCGGCCGGCTACTACGGGCTCCTGCCGCTGTCGAACAACAGCACGATCTTCGTCGCGCCGCAGGGCATCGACAACGGCTGGGCCAACACCAACGGCCGGGACCTGACGCTCTTCGACGACATCTCCCGGCAGGTCGAGAACGACCTCTGCGTCGACACCACCCAGCGGTTCGCGCTCGGCTGGAGCTACGGCGGCGCCATGAGCTACGCGGTGGCGTGCGCCCGGCCCACCGTCATCCGCGCGGTGACGGTGCTGTCCGGCGCCAACCTCAGCGGCTGCAACGGCGGCACCCAGCCCGTCGCCTACTTCGGCATCCACGGCACCCACGACAGCGTGCTGAACATCTCCATGGGCCGGTCGCTGCGCGACACGTTCGTCCGGAACAACGGCTGCACCGCGCAGAGCCCCCGTGAGCCGGCCCTGAACAGCTTCACCCACATCACCACCGCCTACGCGGGCTGCCGGGCCGGATACCCGGTGCAGTGGGCCGCCTTCGACGGCGACCACACGCCGAGCCCGGTGGACGGATCGGGCAGCCCGAACGACTCCCGGACCTGGACCTCGGGGGAGATCTGGCGGTTCTTCAGCCAGTTCGAGTCGACCACCCCGCCGACCACGGCCCCGCCGACCAGCACGCCGCCCACGAGCACGCCGCCCACCACGACCCCGCCCACGACGACACCGCCGACGACTCCCCCGCCGACCGGCTGCGCGGCCAGCTACCGCACCGTCAACACCTGGCCGGGCGGTTTCCAGGGTGAGGTCACCGTGGCCAACAACACCACCGCCACGATCAACGGCTGGACGGTACGGCTGACCCTGGCCTCCGGTCAGGCCATCAGCAGCCTCTGGGGCGGCGTCAACACCGGCACCACCGGCACCGTGTCGGTCCAGAACGCCCCCTACAACGGCACGTTGGGCGTGAACGCCTCGACCACCTTCGGGTTCACCGCCACCGGCAACGGCGCCACCGCGCCCGGCAACGTCAGCTGCACCGGTTCCTGA
- a CDS encoding PPOX class F420-dependent oxidoreductase, with the protein MSKPPLPEPAVAMLRKPNPAVIATLRPDGQPVSAATWYLWDDGRILVNMDEGRRRLGHLRNDPRVTLTVLDEQGWYTHVSIIGHVVELRDDTDLADIDRLARHYTGQPYPRRERRRVSASIEIDRWHGWGALKDSSQIG; encoded by the coding sequence ATGTCGAAGCCGCCGCTGCCCGAGCCCGCCGTCGCCATGCTGCGCAAGCCGAACCCCGCCGTGATCGCCACGCTGCGCCCCGACGGGCAGCCGGTGTCCGCGGCCACCTGGTACCTGTGGGACGACGGCCGGATCCTGGTGAACATGGACGAGGGGCGCCGCCGGTTGGGCCACCTGCGCAACGACCCCCGGGTCACCCTCACCGTGCTGGACGAACAGGGCTGGTACACCCACGTCAGCATCATCGGCCACGTCGTGGAGCTGCGGGACGACACGGACCTGGCGGACATCGACCGGCTCGCCCGGCACTACACGGGACAGCCGTACCCGCGACGGGAACGCCGCCGGGTCAGCGCGTCGATCGAGATCGACCGCTGGCACGGGTGGGGCGCGCTCAAGGACAGCAGCCAGATCGGCTGA